Proteins found in one Sphingomonas sp. SORGH_AS_0879 genomic segment:
- a CDS encoding class I SAM-dependent RNA methyltransferase: MNDIIIRVAARGDGVTENGRHAAFAAPGDTLSADGAVIPGPHHQTPPCSHFPRCGGCQLQHLDDESYAGFVTDRIAAALDAQGLTAPLRPAHLSPPRSRRRATLHAEAKGGRVLIGFSEEKSHAIVDIAECHILDPQLFALVAPLRGLLQRLGFKRRGDVHLALADQGADVLVTNFSPDGLEAAETIIGFCERHGVARFSVDDGLGAETRWEPEPVTITLGGVAVPLPPGAFLQATPDGEAALVAAVREAVGQPRTTADLFAGLGTFALALPGKVYAAEGARDAILSLKGAANAQHRPVFAEHRDLYRRPLTKAELDRFDAIVLDPPRAGARDQVDALASADVRAVAYVSCNPASFARDAKAMVDQGWQLQWVQPVGQFRWSTHVELAASFVRQPASG; this comes from the coding sequence ATGAACGATATCATCATCCGCGTCGCCGCCCGAGGCGACGGCGTGACCGAAAATGGGCGACATGCCGCTTTTGCCGCGCCCGGCGATACCCTGTCGGCGGACGGCGCGGTCATTCCCGGCCCGCATCACCAGACGCCGCCTTGCAGCCATTTCCCCCGCTGCGGCGGATGTCAGCTTCAGCATCTGGACGACGAAAGCTATGCGGGCTTCGTCACCGACCGCATCGCTGCCGCGCTGGACGCGCAAGGGTTGACCGCGCCGCTTCGCCCCGCGCATCTCTCCCCGCCGCGCAGTCGCAGGCGCGCGACGCTGCATGCCGAGGCCAAGGGGGGGCGCGTGCTGATTGGCTTTTCCGAGGAGAAGAGCCACGCGATCGTCGATATCGCCGAATGCCATATTCTCGATCCCCAACTGTTCGCGCTGGTCGCACCCTTGCGGGGGTTGTTGCAGCGTCTGGGGTTCAAGCGGCGGGGTGATGTTCATCTGGCGCTGGCGGATCAGGGCGCGGACGTGCTCGTCACCAATTTCTCGCCCGATGGGCTGGAAGCGGCGGAGACGATCATCGGCTTTTGCGAGCGGCACGGCGTCGCGCGCTTCTCGGTCGATGACGGGCTGGGTGCGGAGACGCGGTGGGAGCCGGAGCCGGTGACCATCACCCTGGGCGGAGTCGCCGTTCCCCTTCCGCCCGGTGCGTTCCTTCAGGCGACGCCGGATGGCGAGGCGGCCTTGGTCGCCGCCGTGCGCGAAGCGGTGGGCCAGCCACGCACCACCGCCGATCTGTTCGCGGGGCTGGGCACATTCGCGCTCGCGCTGCCGGGCAAGGTCTATGCGGCGGAGGGCGCGCGCGACGCGATCCTGTCGCTGAAGGGGGCGGCCAATGCGCAGCACCGCCCGGTCTTCGCCGAGCATCGCGACCTGTATCGTCGCCCGCTCACCAAGGCGGAGTTGGACCGGTTCGACGCGATCGTCCTCGACCCGCCGCGTGCGGGGGCGCGGGATCAGGTGGATGCGCTGGCCAGCGCCGATGTCCGCGCTGTCGCCTATGTCTCGTGCAACCCGGCGAGCTTCGCCCGCGATGCCAAGGCGATGGTCGATCAGGGCTGGCAACTGCAATGGGTGCAGCCGGTGGGGCAGTTCCGCTGGTCGACCCATGTCGAACTGGCGGCCAGCTTCGTGCGTCAGCCCGCGTCCGGGTAA
- the truA gene encoding tRNA pseudouridine(38-40) synthase TruA, producing the protein MTRFALTVEYDGRPFMGWQRQSHGPSVQQTLEDAIHAVTGERTAVHAAGRTDAGVHGLAMRAHVDIAKPIAPFRLMEAINARARPAPVAVLDCVEVADDWHARFSCIRRSYEYRIVNRRAPLTFEAGLAWQVPQPLDEAAMAQAAAHLVGRHDFTTFRSVHCQADSPVRTLDLLSVERDGARLYIRAAARSFLHHQVRSMVGCLALVGMGRWSPDDVAAALAARDRAQLGLNAPSDGLFFVAADYPDAG; encoded by the coding sequence TTGACGCGCTTCGCCCTGACGGTGGAATATGACGGGCGGCCCTTCATGGGCTGGCAACGCCAGTCGCACGGACCCAGCGTGCAGCAGACGCTGGAGGACGCGATCCATGCCGTGACGGGCGAGCGGACCGCCGTCCATGCGGCGGGCCGGACCGATGCGGGGGTCCATGGGCTGGCGATGCGCGCGCATGTCGATATCGCCAAGCCGATCGCGCCCTTTCGGCTGATGGAGGCGATCAACGCCCGCGCCCGGCCTGCGCCGGTGGCAGTGCTGGATTGTGTCGAGGTCGCGGACGACTGGCACGCGCGCTTCTCGTGCATCCGCCGGTCCTATGAATATCGCATCGTCAACCGCCGCGCGCCGCTGACCTTCGAGGCGGGGCTGGCATGGCAGGTGCCTCAGCCGCTGGACGAGGCCGCGATGGCTCAGGCCGCTGCGCATCTGGTCGGGCGGCACGACTTCACCACCTTCCGCTCGGTCCATTGCCAGGCGGACAGCCCGGTGCGGACGCTGGACCTGTTGTCGGTCGAGCGGGACGGCGCGCGCCTTTATATCCGCGCCGCCGCCCGCTCCTTCCTGCATCATCAGGTGCGGTCGATGGTCGGATGCCTCGCGCTGGTCGGCATGGGCCGCTGGTCGCCCGACGATGTCGCGGCGGCGCTGGCGGCGCGCGACCGCGCGCAACTGGGGCTCAATGCGCCGTCCGACGGGCTGTTCTTCGTGGCGGCGGATTACCCGGACGCGGGCTGA
- the fmt gene encoding methionyl-tRNA formyltransferase — protein sequence MRIIFMGTPGFAVPVLEALARAGHEIVASYSQPPRPGGRRGRQLVASPVQQAAEALGIPVLTPVSLRSSEEQERFAAFGADVAVVAAYGLILPPPILAAPRLGCLNVHGSLLPRWRGAAPIQRAILAGDAVTGVGIMQMEAGLDTGPVRLEGSTPIGRKTTGELTEELAAMGAELMVRVLADPERYPPRPQPVEGVTYASKIDKAETRFDFTRSAVELERQVRAFHPAPGAWLEYQGERIKVLSAEVEDGAGPAGEVLDDRLAIACGDGAIRPVTVQRAGRGVSSAEDLLRGFPIPAGTRL from the coding sequence ATGCGGATCATCTTCATGGGTACGCCGGGCTTCGCCGTCCCGGTTCTGGAAGCGCTGGCACGGGCCGGGCACGAGATCGTCGCCAGCTATAGCCAACCGCCACGCCCCGGCGGGCGACGCGGGCGGCAATTGGTGGCGTCGCCCGTGCAGCAGGCGGCGGAGGCGCTGGGCATTCCGGTCCTGACCCCGGTCAGCCTGCGCTCATCCGAGGAACAGGAGCGTTTTGCGGCTTTCGGGGCCGATGTCGCGGTCGTGGCGGCCTATGGCCTGATCCTGCCCCCGCCGATCCTGGCCGCGCCGCGCCTGGGGTGCCTGAACGTCCATGGCTCGCTGTTGCCCCGATGGCGTGGCGCGGCGCCGATCCAGCGGGCGATCCTGGCGGGCGATGCGGTGACCGGCGTCGGGATCATGCAGATGGAGGCGGGGCTCGACACCGGTCCGGTGCGGCTGGAGGGATCGACCCCGATCGGGCGCAAGACCACCGGTGAACTGACCGAAGAACTCGCCGCCATGGGAGCCGAACTGATGGTCCGTGTGCTCGCCGATCCGGAACGCTATCCGCCCCGCCCCCAGCCGGTCGAGGGCGTCACCTATGCCAGCAAGATCGACAAGGCCGAAACACGGTTCGACTTTACCCGAAGCGCGGTCGAACTGGAGCGACAGGTCCGCGCCTTCCACCCCGCCCCCGGCGCGTGGCTGGAATATCAGGGGGAACGCATCAAGGTCTTGTCCGCCGAGGTCGAGGACGGGGCGGGCCCCGCTGGTGAGGTGCTGGACGACCGGTTGGCCATCGCCTGTGGCGACGGTGCGATCCGCCCCGTCACCGTCCAGCGTGCCGGGCGCGGCGTGTCGAGCGCGGAGGATCTGCTGCGCGGCTTTCCGATCCCGGCGGGCACCCGGCTTTGA